A genomic stretch from Microplitis mediator isolate UGA2020A chromosome 10, iyMicMedi2.1, whole genome shotgun sequence includes:
- the LOC130675465 gene encoding inversin-A isoform X4, translated as MDTKTPPIAFKHQEKKPQAFKADRSATKTGDVSLPPLTPLPNGSSHNRTKILGTQWNKRVPCVAKSQERTKKRPYRVLQIGATPLMHACQQGDRSRVLRLLKDQEETIGYRDRTLRNALHYCMDAATGGAVASAAPELVNAVDAEGHTPLHLAVIAGDTQLVAVLLANGADVNAKDLEGHSVLHWATVCGEAECVRLVLAAGARPTTPDLRGGSPLHYAAQCCGAAVTAELSVPKKIGLKVLQTLLEFGADVNAKDEDGRQPILWAASAGSVEAVLALARTGGSAAAGATDKDGLTALHCAASRGHARCVEALVNLCGAQPDHVDDNGCSALHYAATLGHADATALLLRLGADPNRQDRKGRTPALCAAAKGQLETLKILAQHGGSLHARTVRGTGVAHEAVLSGRIELIEWLARKKPATLDVATHDGRTPLHVAALHGYLDACKVLLDHGARINSIFRTSKSGSMTPLDAALYRGHRDCAKLIQMHGGTTAQNLRSHRTAPNRVFAAKLKVKRRGSSSGSESDSGRRNHREPDVYIEERWVEKRTRRRSTPRKHEDRRGSRSFSEEEVRLSKSSRRDRRRRARSESARYDDSEPEKRERKKSCHKKHSKHEYGESSSELDDYSSDDIVEGEAEKNNKRNVSNDEDRSLSDDSLEVVVVRRSLEKKSEKVQYSGRNSKTPREMSRETKMTETKRKSSRRKAKTVSSSGKEENGAGTERKMKSRESASEGSAGKKEGVREGKSKPERRPRKDTDSTSQEAVERVTVTALVHKDQASADTPRSTHLIHGSESKHEDFKMIDDELSKNKIDDILEKADEMQNALMAKAADLKKDVDEIRRQMSDKKSASGDDSGKGKHKKASASKGRKENKNESEVTTKNSQSEFSTLQSQHEDKDGGESTTIKDMENQKVESTQDESKSNVEKIEVTSESKASDANEESASEEDRSTSRDGSSSATSKRSEESRSQAGESDKESSVQVEKSGEEKNEVESTKTSSVEEKKDDKKEDDKKEVVVNDEKKIEVDEKKEVEVNDKKEIEVTDRKEGEVDDKKEDKVDEKVEHQFSEKLEPTMEKSGQETAVLEVPQSAQKSADKQEAEVSTSENIRHIDSSSSSAKSTRKLSHSRPSTGKSRRTSSKSSSKKSLFESSEERSPDRSAIVAVIESPEWDEEDEEVAKEIRDVVGDAEPDTDPEDDDSLGVLRVLPSTSEEESPRRLKKLLRESKRDKLPRVERKTIGSPRGLHAQTKQRRDSGGRDSGIEPSPRVSKIPKRTLKCYPNTEKQQALNIDTITRDVQISLRRYHLERKIFFQLMELKRLQIRHGRANEQVLVKRQVEMFHKAGMSGPALGVAKYDQPYTFKDFETFLYEQLRRLQRRPPSSDRCTDPKQCTKKTHRCHHATSAYTSVPVFTYRRSNKR; from the exons G AGTCCTGCAAATTGGAGCAACTCCGTTGATGCATGCTTGTCAGCAGGGTGACAGATCCCGCGTGCTGAGATTGCTGAAGGATCAGGAAGAAACAATAGGATATCGTGATCGTACCTTGAGAAACGCACTCCATTACTGCATGGACGCGGCAACAGGGGGTGCAGTTGCGTCTGCTGCACCGGAACTCGTTAACGCTGTCGACGCTGAAGGACATACACCACTTCATCTCGCGGTTATTGCTGGTGACACGCAATTAGTTGCAGTCCTATTAGCTAATGGAGCAGACGTCAACGCCAAAGACCTGGAAGGACACAGTGTCCTACACTGGGCGACGG taTGCGGCGAAGCAGAATGTGTACGGTTGGTACTGGCAGCAGGAGCAAGACCTACAACTCCTGATTTGCGAGGTGGATCACCTTTGCATTACGCCGCACAATGCTGCGGTGCGGCGGTTACAGCGGAGTTGTCTGTTCCCAAGAAGATTGGACTGAAAGTACTGCAAACGCTTCTTGAGTTTGGCGCAGACGTTAATGCCAAAGATGAGGACGGTCGTCAACCGATTTTATGGGCAGCTAGTGCAGGAAGCGTCGAAGCGGTATTGGCTCTCGCgag AACAGGAGGATCAGCAGCTGCAGGTGCTACTGACAAGGATGGTTTAACTGCGCTGCACTGCGCAGCTTCTAGAGGTCACGCGAGGTGTGTTGAAGCTTTGGTGAATCTTTGTGGCGCACAACCGGATCATGTGGATGATAACGGGTGCTCGGCACTTCATTATGCTGCTACTCTAGGTCATGCTGATGCTACGGCGCTGCTTCTTAGGCTTGGAGCTGACCCGAACCGGCAGGATCGCAAGGGCAGAAC GCCTGCTTTGTGCGCTGCTGCCAAAGGTCAGCTGGAGACATTGAAGATACTTGCACAGCATGGTGGCTCTCTGCATGCAAGAACTGTACGAGGAACTGGAGTAGCTCATGAAGCTGTCTTGTCCGGGCGAATAGAGCTCATTGAATGGTTGGCTAGAAAAAAACCAGCGACTCTGGATGTTGCTACACACGACGGCAGGACTCCGTTGCATGTAGCTGCGCTTCATGGTTATTTAGATGCTTGTAAAGTACTTCTAGATCATGGCGCGCgaataaattctatttttcGAACTAGCAAAAGTGGTTCCATGACACCGCTGGATGCCGCTTTGTATCGTGGCCATCGAGATTGCGCGAAACTCATTCAAATGCATGGTGGGACAACTGCGCAAAATTTACGAAGTCACAGGACAGCTCCTAATAgag tttttgccGCCAAATTAAAAGTCAAACGACGGGGTTCAAGTTCAGGGAGCGAAAGTGATTCTGGAAGACGTAATCACCGTGAGCCGGATGTTTATATAGAAGAGCGCTGGGTAGAAAAACGCACGCGAAGAAGAAGCACTCCTAGGAAACACGAAGATCGACGGGGGAGTAGAAGTTTTAGTGAAGAAGAAGTACGATTGTCAAAATCTTCACGTCGTGATCGACGGCGTAGAGCTCGCAGTGAATCGGCGCGTTATGATGACAGCGAACCGGAAAAAAGGGAACGTAAGAAAAGTTGTCATAAGAAACACTCGAAACACGAGTATGGAGAGTCGTCGAGTGAACTTGATGATTACAGCTCGGATGATATTGTTGAGGGTGaagcagaaaaaaataataaacgcaATGTAAGTAATGATGAGGACCGTAGTCTAAGTGATGACAGTCTAGAGGTTGTTGTAGTGCGTCGTTCGCTGGAAAAAAAGTCTGAGAAGGTTCAGTACTCAGGGAGGAATTCAAAAACTCCAAGGGAAATGTCGCGAGAAACCAAGATGACGGAGACGAAACGTAAAAGTTCAAGAAGAAAAGCAAAAACAGTTTCATCGAGTGGCAAAGAAGAAAATGGAGCTGGGACCGAGAGAAAAATGAAGAGTCGTGAATCTGCAAGTGAAGGATCTGCTGGAAAAAAAGAAGGAGTAAGAGAGGGAAAAAGTAAACCGGAAAGACGTCCTAGGAAGGACACTGACAGTACAAGTCAAGAGGCAGTCGAGAGGGTCACGGTGACTGCTTTGGTACACAAGGATCAGGCATCAGCAGACACTCCTAGATCTACTCATCTGATACACGGTAGCGAATCTAaacatgaagattttaaaatgatagatgatgaattgtcaaaaaataaaattgatgataTTTTAGAGAAAGCTGACGAAATGCAAAATGCTTTGATGGCTAAGGCGGCTGATCTTAAGAAAGATGTCGATGAAATACGTCGACAGATGTCTGATAAAAAATCGGCTAGCGGAGATGACAGTGGTAAGGGAAAACATAAGAAAGCGTCTGCGTCAAAAGGtaggaaagaaaataaaaatgagtcGGAGGTTACTACGAAAAATTCCCAATCGGAATTTTCGACATTACAGAGTCAACACGAGGACAAAGACGGCGGCGAGTCAACTACGATTAAAGATATGGAAAATCAGAAGGTGGAGAGCACTCAGGACGAATCCAAGAGTAATGTGGAGAAAATTGAAGTGACAAGTGAGAGTAAAGCTAGTGATGCTAATGAAGAATCTGCATCAGAGGAGGATCGTAGCACTAGCAGAGATGGCAGCTCTTCTGCTACAAGTAAAAGATCAGAGGAATCAAGATCTCAGGCTGGTGAGTCTGATAAAGAATCTTCAGTTCAGGTGGAAAAATCAGGTGAGGAAAAAAATGAGGTTGAAAGTACAAAGACTTCGTcggttgaagaaaaaaaagatgataAGAAAGAGGATGATAAGAAAGAAGTTGTggtaaatgatgaaaaaaaaattgaggtaGACGAGAAAAAAGAAGTTGAggtgaatgataaaaaagagATTGAGGTAACCGATAGAAAAGAAGGTGAGGTCGATGATAAAAAGGAAGACAAAGTTGATGAAAAAGTGGAACATCAGTTCTCTGAAAAATTAGAACCAACAATGGAAAAATCAGGACAAGAGACGGCAgttttagaagttccacaatCGGCGCAAAAGTCTGCTGATAAACAAGAAGCAGAAGTATCGACATCTGAAAACATACGTCACATTGATAGTTCATCTAGTTCAGCCAAGTCGACAAGGAAATTATCTCATTCACGGCCTTCTACTGGCAAAAGTAGAAGAACTAGTTCCAAGTCGTCATCTAAAAAGAGTCTTTTTGAAAGCTCTGAAGAACGTTCGCCCGACCGAAGTGCTATTGTTGCGGTCATTGAGAGTCCAGAGTGGGATGAGGAAGACGAAGAGGTGGCCAAAGAAATTCGTGACGTCGTGGGTGATGCTGAACCAGATACTGACCCAGAAGACGACGACAGTTTAGGAGTTCTCAGAGTGTTACCCAGCACGAGCGAAGAAGAAAGTCCGAGACGACTGAAAAAACTTTTGAGGGAATCGAAGCGAGATAAATTACCTCGA gttGAAAGAAAAACTATCGGCAGCCCGCGAGGTCTCCACGCACAAACTAAACAACGTCGAGACAGCGGTGGCAGAGACAGTGGAATCGAGCCAAGTCCACGAGtttcaaaaataccaaaacGAACTCTTAAATGCTATCCAAATACTGAGAAGCAACAAGCGCTCAATATTGACACTATTACCCGCGATGTACAAATAAGTTTGCGGAGATATCAtttggaaagaaaaatattctttcAACTAATGGAACTCAAGAGACTGCAAATAAGACACGGCAGAGCCAATGAACAAGTTTTGGTCAAACgacaa gttGAAATGTTTCATAAAGCAGGAATGTCTGGACCAGCTTTAGGAGTTGCTAAATACGACCAACCCTACACATTTaa ggaTTTTGAAACTTTTCTTTACGAACAACTGCGTCGTCTACAGAGAAGACCACCGTCGTCAGACAGATGTACTGATCCAAAACAATGCACAAAAAAGACCCATCGCTGTCATCATGCAACAAGCGCTTACACTTCAGTGCCAGTGTTTACTTATc GTAGAAGTAACAAGAGGTGA
- the LOC130675465 gene encoding inversin-A isoform X3 — translation MDTKTPPIAFKHQEKKPQAFKADRSATKTGDVSLPPLTPLPNGSSHNRTKILGTQWNKRVPCVAKSQERTKKRPYRVLQIGATPLMHACQQGDRSRVLRLLKDQEETIGYRDRTLRNALHYCMDAATGGAVASAAPELVNAVDAEGHTPLHLAVIAGDTQLVAVLLANGADVNAKDLEGHSVLHWATVCGEAECVRLVLAAGARPTTPDLRGGSPLHYAAQCCGAAVTAELSVPKKIGLKVLQTLLEFGADVNAKDEDGRQPILWAASAGSVEAVLALARTGGSAAAGATDKDGLTALHCAASRGHARCVEALVNLCGAQPDHVDDNGCSALHYAATLGHADATALLLRLGADPNRQDRKGRTPALCAAAKGQLETLKILAQHGGSLHARTVRGTGVAHEAVLSGRIELIEWLARKKPATLDVATHDGRTPLHVAALHGYLDACKVLLDHGARINSIFRTSKSGSMTPLDAALYRGHRDCAKLIQMHGGTTAQNLRSHRTAPNRVFAAKLKVKRRGSSSGSESDSGRRNHREPDVYIEERWVEKRTRRRSTPRKHEDRRGSRSFSEEEVRLSKSSRRDRRRRARSESARYDDSEPEKRERKKSCHKKHSKHEYGESSSELDDYSSDDIVEGEAEKNNKRNVSNDEDRSLSDDSLEVVVVRRSLEKKSEKVQYSGRNSKTPREMSRETKMTETKRKSSRRKAKTVSSSGKEENGAGTERKMKSRESASEGSAGKKEGVREGKSKPERRPRKDTDSTSQEAVERVTVTALVHKDQASADTPRSTHLIHGSESKHEDFKMIDDELSKNKIDDILEKADEMQNALMAKAADLKKDVDEIRRQMSDKKSASGDDSGKGKHKKASASKGRKENKNESEVTTKNSQSEFSTLQSQHEDKDGGESTTIKDMENQKVESTQDESKSNVEKIEVTSESKASDANEESASEEDRSTSRDGSSSATSKRSEESRSQAGESDKESSVQVEKSGEEKNEVESTKTSSVEEKKDDKKEDDKKEVVVNDEKKIEVDEKKEVEVNDKKEIEVTDRKEGEVDDKKEDKVDEKVEHQFSEKLEPTMEKSGQETAVLEVPQSAQKSADKQEAEVSTSENIRHIDSSSSSAKSTRKLSHSRPSTGKSRRTSSKSSSKKSLFESSEERSPDRSAIVAVIESPEWDEEDEEVAKEIRDVVGDAEPDTDPEDDDSLGVLRVLPSTSEEESPRRLKKLLRESKRDKLPRVERKTIGSPRGLHAQTKQRRDSGGRDSGIEPSPRVSKIPKRTLKCYPNTEKQQALNIDTITRDVQISLRRYHLERKIFFQLMELKRLQIRHGRANEQVLVKRQVEMFHKAGMSGPALGVAKYDQPYTFKDFETFLYEQLRRLQRRPPSSDRCTDPKQCTKKTHRCHHATSAYTSVPVFTYHYNCSGRRKPRTRRGVSISQNRESGKGSNDGRSNKR, via the exons G AGTCCTGCAAATTGGAGCAACTCCGTTGATGCATGCTTGTCAGCAGGGTGACAGATCCCGCGTGCTGAGATTGCTGAAGGATCAGGAAGAAACAATAGGATATCGTGATCGTACCTTGAGAAACGCACTCCATTACTGCATGGACGCGGCAACAGGGGGTGCAGTTGCGTCTGCTGCACCGGAACTCGTTAACGCTGTCGACGCTGAAGGACATACACCACTTCATCTCGCGGTTATTGCTGGTGACACGCAATTAGTTGCAGTCCTATTAGCTAATGGAGCAGACGTCAACGCCAAAGACCTGGAAGGACACAGTGTCCTACACTGGGCGACGG taTGCGGCGAAGCAGAATGTGTACGGTTGGTACTGGCAGCAGGAGCAAGACCTACAACTCCTGATTTGCGAGGTGGATCACCTTTGCATTACGCCGCACAATGCTGCGGTGCGGCGGTTACAGCGGAGTTGTCTGTTCCCAAGAAGATTGGACTGAAAGTACTGCAAACGCTTCTTGAGTTTGGCGCAGACGTTAATGCCAAAGATGAGGACGGTCGTCAACCGATTTTATGGGCAGCTAGTGCAGGAAGCGTCGAAGCGGTATTGGCTCTCGCgag AACAGGAGGATCAGCAGCTGCAGGTGCTACTGACAAGGATGGTTTAACTGCGCTGCACTGCGCAGCTTCTAGAGGTCACGCGAGGTGTGTTGAAGCTTTGGTGAATCTTTGTGGCGCACAACCGGATCATGTGGATGATAACGGGTGCTCGGCACTTCATTATGCTGCTACTCTAGGTCATGCTGATGCTACGGCGCTGCTTCTTAGGCTTGGAGCTGACCCGAACCGGCAGGATCGCAAGGGCAGAAC GCCTGCTTTGTGCGCTGCTGCCAAAGGTCAGCTGGAGACATTGAAGATACTTGCACAGCATGGTGGCTCTCTGCATGCAAGAACTGTACGAGGAACTGGAGTAGCTCATGAAGCTGTCTTGTCCGGGCGAATAGAGCTCATTGAATGGTTGGCTAGAAAAAAACCAGCGACTCTGGATGTTGCTACACACGACGGCAGGACTCCGTTGCATGTAGCTGCGCTTCATGGTTATTTAGATGCTTGTAAAGTACTTCTAGATCATGGCGCGCgaataaattctatttttcGAACTAGCAAAAGTGGTTCCATGACACCGCTGGATGCCGCTTTGTATCGTGGCCATCGAGATTGCGCGAAACTCATTCAAATGCATGGTGGGACAACTGCGCAAAATTTACGAAGTCACAGGACAGCTCCTAATAgag tttttgccGCCAAATTAAAAGTCAAACGACGGGGTTCAAGTTCAGGGAGCGAAAGTGATTCTGGAAGACGTAATCACCGTGAGCCGGATGTTTATATAGAAGAGCGCTGGGTAGAAAAACGCACGCGAAGAAGAAGCACTCCTAGGAAACACGAAGATCGACGGGGGAGTAGAAGTTTTAGTGAAGAAGAAGTACGATTGTCAAAATCTTCACGTCGTGATCGACGGCGTAGAGCTCGCAGTGAATCGGCGCGTTATGATGACAGCGAACCGGAAAAAAGGGAACGTAAGAAAAGTTGTCATAAGAAACACTCGAAACACGAGTATGGAGAGTCGTCGAGTGAACTTGATGATTACAGCTCGGATGATATTGTTGAGGGTGaagcagaaaaaaataataaacgcaATGTAAGTAATGATGAGGACCGTAGTCTAAGTGATGACAGTCTAGAGGTTGTTGTAGTGCGTCGTTCGCTGGAAAAAAAGTCTGAGAAGGTTCAGTACTCAGGGAGGAATTCAAAAACTCCAAGGGAAATGTCGCGAGAAACCAAGATGACGGAGACGAAACGTAAAAGTTCAAGAAGAAAAGCAAAAACAGTTTCATCGAGTGGCAAAGAAGAAAATGGAGCTGGGACCGAGAGAAAAATGAAGAGTCGTGAATCTGCAAGTGAAGGATCTGCTGGAAAAAAAGAAGGAGTAAGAGAGGGAAAAAGTAAACCGGAAAGACGTCCTAGGAAGGACACTGACAGTACAAGTCAAGAGGCAGTCGAGAGGGTCACGGTGACTGCTTTGGTACACAAGGATCAGGCATCAGCAGACACTCCTAGATCTACTCATCTGATACACGGTAGCGAATCTAaacatgaagattttaaaatgatagatgatgaattgtcaaaaaataaaattgatgataTTTTAGAGAAAGCTGACGAAATGCAAAATGCTTTGATGGCTAAGGCGGCTGATCTTAAGAAAGATGTCGATGAAATACGTCGACAGATGTCTGATAAAAAATCGGCTAGCGGAGATGACAGTGGTAAGGGAAAACATAAGAAAGCGTCTGCGTCAAAAGGtaggaaagaaaataaaaatgagtcGGAGGTTACTACGAAAAATTCCCAATCGGAATTTTCGACATTACAGAGTCAACACGAGGACAAAGACGGCGGCGAGTCAACTACGATTAAAGATATGGAAAATCAGAAGGTGGAGAGCACTCAGGACGAATCCAAGAGTAATGTGGAGAAAATTGAAGTGACAAGTGAGAGTAAAGCTAGTGATGCTAATGAAGAATCTGCATCAGAGGAGGATCGTAGCACTAGCAGAGATGGCAGCTCTTCTGCTACAAGTAAAAGATCAGAGGAATCAAGATCTCAGGCTGGTGAGTCTGATAAAGAATCTTCAGTTCAGGTGGAAAAATCAGGTGAGGAAAAAAATGAGGTTGAAAGTACAAAGACTTCGTcggttgaagaaaaaaaagatgataAGAAAGAGGATGATAAGAAAGAAGTTGTggtaaatgatgaaaaaaaaattgaggtaGACGAGAAAAAAGAAGTTGAggtgaatgataaaaaagagATTGAGGTAACCGATAGAAAAGAAGGTGAGGTCGATGATAAAAAGGAAGACAAAGTTGATGAAAAAGTGGAACATCAGTTCTCTGAAAAATTAGAACCAACAATGGAAAAATCAGGACAAGAGACGGCAgttttagaagttccacaatCGGCGCAAAAGTCTGCTGATAAACAAGAAGCAGAAGTATCGACATCTGAAAACATACGTCACATTGATAGTTCATCTAGTTCAGCCAAGTCGACAAGGAAATTATCTCATTCACGGCCTTCTACTGGCAAAAGTAGAAGAACTAGTTCCAAGTCGTCATCTAAAAAGAGTCTTTTTGAAAGCTCTGAAGAACGTTCGCCCGACCGAAGTGCTATTGTTGCGGTCATTGAGAGTCCAGAGTGGGATGAGGAAGACGAAGAGGTGGCCAAAGAAATTCGTGACGTCGTGGGTGATGCTGAACCAGATACTGACCCAGAAGACGACGACAGTTTAGGAGTTCTCAGAGTGTTACCCAGCACGAGCGAAGAAGAAAGTCCGAGACGACTGAAAAAACTTTTGAGGGAATCGAAGCGAGATAAATTACCTCGA gttGAAAGAAAAACTATCGGCAGCCCGCGAGGTCTCCACGCACAAACTAAACAACGTCGAGACAGCGGTGGCAGAGACAGTGGAATCGAGCCAAGTCCACGAGtttcaaaaataccaaaacGAACTCTTAAATGCTATCCAAATACTGAGAAGCAACAAGCGCTCAATATTGACACTATTACCCGCGATGTACAAATAAGTTTGCGGAGATATCAtttggaaagaaaaatattctttcAACTAATGGAACTCAAGAGACTGCAAATAAGACACGGCAGAGCCAATGAACAAGTTTTGGTCAAACgacaa gttGAAATGTTTCATAAAGCAGGAATGTCTGGACCAGCTTTAGGAGTTGCTAAATACGACCAACCCTACACATTTaa ggaTTTTGAAACTTTTCTTTACGAACAACTGCGTCGTCTACAGAGAAGACCACCGTCGTCAGACAGATGTACTGATCCAAAACAATGCACAAAAAAGACCCATCGCTGTCATCATGCAACAAGCGCTTACACTTCAGTGCCAGTGTTTACTTATc ATTATAATTGCAGTGGGCGGAGGAAGCCAAGAACGAGACGAGGGGTCTCTATTTCCCAGAATAGAGAGTCGGGGAAAGGGTCAAATGACG GTAGAAGTAACAAGAGGTGA